GTTGCAGATCGCAGTAAGTTTGCCAATACCGATCTCAAAGCTGCAGCTAAAGGATTATATGTCATCCGTGATTTCGATCCGGATAAAGCCAAACACGGCTATGTTGTCGTGCAAGGATCTAATTCCACCGTCAACCTGGTTAATATTTTGCCACGCCTTGAGGACGAAGGAGTCAATGTCAAAATTGTTGCGGTTGTGAGCGAAGATCTCTTCGACCTTCAATCCGATGATTACCGTCAGTCGGTTTTCCCACCAGAGGCGAAATATGACATGATGGTGGTGAGTACCGGAACAAGACGTGTCTGGCCAGTCCGAGATGTAGGGCTGTTGACGGACGAATATTCGCTTACTTCTGACTGGGATAATCAGTGGCTTACCGGTGGAACCGAAGCGGATGTTATCGCGGAGGCCCGTCTGGATTCAGAGTCGATTTTTGCTGGAATTAAACACTTCGCCTTAGAACGGGAGCAACGCCTGGAACGCCAACGCGACTTGTTGGCGGCTTTATAGCCTAACGGTACGCATGGAACAATAACCCAGAAAGCCGGAAAAGATAGCAAATCGTTTGTGGCTTCCAAAATTATGGCCTAGCCTTCCGGGAAAAGTCCAGGTTCGAGCGCTTTCATTATCCATGAGTAAGTTTTAAAGATCTACAAGCATGGATCAAAAGTCTACCAAAATAAGAACCTTGCGGCCCGAAATTTCTAGAAAACGATCCTATATTTTCGTAAACGCCGCATGGTATATCGATATCTGAAAACCAAAACCCAACGAGCTGTTAATTGAACTGGGAATAGCGTTGATGAACCAAACGCTAATTAAGCGCGATTGGTCACTAGCGTTTGAAAAAAAAGAGTGAGCCATTAATTAACACGGATAAAATAGCTTTAGGATTTGAGGGCACAGAAACTATCATTGGTTTCTTTTGAATTATTCAAATTTTAGTAATAGTGCTTTCCCATAAACAAGTATTTTGCTTGAAATTATCGATTATTTTCCTGATCTTTTTTTCATTTCAAATTAGGGTAGAATTTGATTGGTTAATTGTTTCTTAGTTTAATGAAACTAACGGTTATGTAAGTTTTAACTGGAGATAAATATGGTAGCAAACAATGCTTTTGATTTGATTATAATTGGAGCCGGTCCTGGTGGATATGTCGCAGCAATTAGGGCCGCTCAATTGGGAATGGAAGTTGGCGTTATAGAGCGGGATGCGCTTGGAGGAATTTGTCTGAATTGGGGGTGTATTCCCACGAAGTCCCTGTTGCGTAATGCAGAGATCGTTAATCTTATAAATCGAAGTGAAGAATTTGGTATAAAAATTTCCGGTATGGAATTGGATTTTAATAAAATAATTCAACGAAGCCGGGATGCCGCCAATCAATTGTCAAAAGGTGTGAACTTTCTTTTCCGAAAGAATAAAGTTGTACACATCCAGGGTTTTGGTCGAATTAATACCGACAAATCCATCCAGGTTTTGGATAAGAATGGAAGTATCACACAAACTTTGCAATCGAAAAGAACCATTATCGCAACCGGGGCAAGACCCCTAACCGTTCCAGGCATTGAAATAGACAAAAAAAAAGTGATAAGCTATTTTGAGGCGATGGTTTTAAAGGGAATCCCAAAATCAATGATTATCATTGGCGCCGGTGCGATCGGGATAGAATTCGCATATTTTTATAATGCCTTGGGAACAGAAGTCACTATAGTTGAAATGATGCCGCGAATATTGCCGGTCGAGGATGAGGAAATAGCTAAAATTCTTCAGAGAGAATTCAAAAAGTCCAAAATGAAAATCTACACTGACACGAAAGTGAGTGGAGTGGACACAAAAGGCAAAGGCGTAACGGTTTCAATCGAAATGAAATCAGGGAAAAAAGAGCTAAAAGGCGATATCGCTTTGATGGCAATAGGCGTCCAAGGGAATGTCGAAAATATGGGATTGGAGGAACTAGGCGTGAAGGTTGAAAATGGGGATATCAAAGTCGATGAGTTCTACCACACCAATATAGATGGGATTTATGCGATTGGAGATGTAATTGGACCGCCCTGGCTGGCCCATGTGGGATCTGCAGAAGGTATCACCTGTGTCGAAGCTATGGCTGGTAAAAGTCCCTTGCCGGTTGATTACACAAATATTCCTGGGTGCACTTATTGTTTACCCCAGGTTGCCAGTTTAGGCATGACTGAAGAAAAAGCCAAAGAAGCGGGTTATGATTTAAAGATCGGGCGCTTTCCCTTCAGAGCCAACGGTAAAGCCTTGGCTTACGGAGAACCGGAAGGATTGGTTAAGCTAATATTTGATGCAAAATATGGAGAACTTTTAGGTGCGCATATTATCGGATCTGAAGCCACTGAACTAATCGCTACGCTTGGAATTGGAAAGTCTTTGGAAACGACTTATCATGAAATTCACAAGACGGTTCATGCTCACCCAACTTTTTCGGAAGCGATTATGGAAGCTGCTGCGGATGCGGAAGATGCCGCGATTCATATTTAATGAACTGGAAATACTGTTTTTGAATTTATAGTAACCGGTGTATGTTTTATTAAAATGCATTGAAAAATAACGAATATCCAAGCAGAAGTACCGTATTTTCAAAAAGCACTGGAGTTAAATGTTTATCCGGAAATCAGTCAAAGAATCAGTAACTGAAAAATTAATCCAAAAATATGATAAAAATCATCAAAAGCGGATTCTCTGTGGTGTAAAACAGGTGGGCCGTTTTTGGGAGAAAAAGGATGGTTCTCCGCAAGAATTTGAAGATTTTTGTTTATCCAATTTTTATGCAGAATCCGAAAGACTGAATAAACTCTTTACCCGCCTGGAAAAGAATTTCGAATCTCTATATGGTAATTTCCACCGTGTTTCCAGGCAATTTTACTGGAACATGCATGTTGAAACAGGCCCAATGTTGCCTATCGATTATCAATTTGCCAATGTCAATGTTTTTGCTCATATCAACGACGATCTATTCCAAGAAAAAATCGCATTTACGATTTTATTGAATTTTCCGGTGTATTCACTGGATGAAAAAAGCAGTACAGACTTAAATTGGTCCAGAAGAAAGTGGGCCGAGACTCGACTTGCCGACTACTTTAATGAACGAACACCCGCGGCTGTTAAGACGAAACGCATCCGGGCATATGTGGCCGCGGATGACTATGTGAATAAGTATAATTTTAATATGTATTGTTTGATCATTGATACAGGTGAAAGACTATTCCCCAAGGAACTTATTCTGATTAGCCATTGGGGTCTTCGGGATGAAATAAAAGCTCAATATATCAATGAGGATGGATTAAAAAAGCAACAACTCATTCAGAAAGTAATGGAACGAGTGGTTAGACAAGAAATACCGGAAGCCGTCATCGATTCAAGTGAATGGGACTGGAATCCATTTACTAATGGAATCTGGAAGGCTGGTACTAAGGAAAAAGGGTACAAAGAATTTGAGTTGAATCGCCGTTATGAATTGCTTGGAAATGTCTTTGCAGCAGAAATGGTTGTAGATCAATATATGCCGGATTACCCGAGCCTAATTGCACGTCGATTCAATCAGGACCGTGAAATTTCGAAAGAGACTGTGACTGATTTACTCATATCAATCCTATCGGCTCCTGTCGTCCAAAAAACTGCTGAACTTATTCGAAAACGATTAAGTCGTGATTTGCAACCATTCGATATTTGGTATGATGGGTTCAAACCTAAGAATGCAAAATCTGAATCTGAATTGGACGCCCTGGTTTCACAAAAGTATGGTTCATTGGAAATATTTCAAAATAAGCTTCCGGATATTTTAATTGAATTGGGATTTTCTCAAAAGACTTCAAATAGTCTTGCTTCACATATTCGTGTAGACCCCGCCAGGGGCGCTGGCCACGCCGTGGGTGCAATGATGCGTGAAGATAATGCACATTTAAGGACAAGAACTCCTGAAACTGGTTTGGATTACAAAGGATTCAACACCGCAATGCATGAGCTTGGACATACCGTTGAACAAGTGTTTTCACTCAACGAAATGGATTTTTATTTTCTCGAAGGAGTGCCCAATACTGCGATTACCGAAGCGTTTGCGTTTCTCTTTCAGAAAAGAGACATGAATATTTTAGGGGTTCGATCCGACGGAGGAGAGAGTAAAATTCTGCAACATTTGTCAACCTTTTGGTCAACTTACGAAATATGCGGAGTGGCATTAGTAGATATTGGGATTTGGGATTGGATGTATAAACATCCCGAATGTACCAAAGAACAAGTGCGCAATGCTATCTTGGAAATAGCTTTTGAAATCTGGAATAAGTACTATTTCCCTGTTTTTGGAATTAAGGACCAGGTATTGCTGGCAGTTTACTCACACATTATCGATTGCGGAATGTACATCCCAGATTATCCGTTGGGCCTTATTATTTCATTTCAGATTGAAGAATATATGAAGAATCATGACCTGGCCACAGAAATGGAAAGAATGTGTAAATTGGGGAAGTTATCTCCACAGGTGTGGATGTGGCAAGCTGTTGGGGAAGAAATATCGACTCAACCAATGATCCAGGCCGCCGTGAAGGCAGTTGACTATTTTAATAACCAATAAAGACTGTAACTATGAGTGTTCAATTTGAAGATGTAAAAATTGCCCATGAAAGGATTAAGGATTATATACATCGAACGCCAGTTCTTACCTCGAAGACTTTAAATACAATTGCAAATGCAGAACTATTTTTTAAATGTGAGAATTTCCAGAAAGCAGGTGCATTCAAATTTAGAGGAGCAACCAATGCTGTTTTCTCATTATCAAACGAGGAAGCACAAGCCGGTGTGGTTACACATTCGTCAGGGAATCATGCCGGCGCTCTGGCTCTTGCAGCAAAACAACGAGGTTGTCCGGCTTATCTGGTCATGCCGGTTAACGCAACAAAAGTAAAGAAAGAAGCAGTTCTTGGGTATGGCGGAAAAATCATAGAGTGTGGAACCACCATGAGTTCCCGGGAGGAAGTTGTCCAGCAAGTCATTGCTGATACAAACGCTGCTCTTATTCATCCTTACAACGACGAACGAATAATTGCTGGGCAGGGCACAGCTACTCTTGAACTGGTTGAAGAAATCGATGATCTGGATGCAGTGCTGGCTCCTGTCAGTGGGGGAGGGTTGTTGAGCGGAACAGCCATTGCTGCAAAAGGGTTGAAAAAAGATATTTTGGTCTTTGGCTGTGAACCGAAAAATGCTGACGATGCTTATCGATCCATGCAGTCCGGTAAACTTCAATCTATCGATAATCCTCAGACAATTGCAGATGGGCTGAGAGCTTCTCTTGGAGATAAAACATTTGCGATCATCAAAGAATTCGTTGATGGCATTTATTTGGTAACTGAAGAAGAAATAATAACTGCTATGAAATATTTATGGGAAAGAATGAAAATCGTCGTTGAGCCTTCCGGATCTGTAGGGCTGGCTGCTTTATTGAGATCAAAACCAGAGTTGTATGGGAAACGGGTTGGGATTATTCTTTCCGGAGGAAATGTGGATTTAGGGAATTTACCATTTTAAGGGTTGGAATTATGGCGAGTAAAACTTAGTGCCGAAGGGGAGATTCGAACTCCCACGAGCTTGCGCTCACTAGACCCTGAACCTAGCGTGTCTGCCAATTCCACCACTTCGGCATTTTATTGCGGAGTAAATATAAATTCTATGATAACCAAAATCAACTGATTTGTAAAAGATATTGGCTGGAGTGTCTGTTATATTTGGATTTGGGCTTAGATGAAACTACTGCGTATTGTTTAACATAAACATCGGGGTTTTTAAAATCTAGGTGTTTCATAATTTCAGAAATTCACTACTACATTTTACCCGCAGAAAGTTTTTTCATATTCGGAGAAATAGACTGAGAATAGCCATTACCCACTATGAGTAATTTTTCCTGCCAGGTTGCGTAGCCTTCCAAAATGATGAGGATACCATATTCACCCTTGCGAAGATTAATGCTTAAATCGCCGTCTTCGTTGGTCATGCCGATAAATTTATTATTGATATAAATTCTTCCCTGGGCATTGAGGGGTTTACCATTATATTTAAGGTCAATTGAGAATCGGTTTTCGCCGATTCTTATTGTTTTTGAATTACAAGAAGAAATGAGAATCAAACACAATACTGCCATTGTAATTTTGATTATATATTTCATGATTAACTCCTGATTAGAATTCATGTATACAATCGGACAGATTTCGAAATGCTATAGGATTTTTTAACGAAATCATCAGGAATTGTAAATAATTAAAAAAGAGGGCAGCATTAAAATGGATTCAACAAAAAATTCTTAAAAAACTAAATTCCGGGTGTAGATAAAAGGAGATGCCTATTAACTCTTATCCTTTGTATGTCAATCGGAAAGGGAGATGATCTCTGCGTTTCCCTGAACACTTGTTACGTTCACATTCCCATACGAGTCCACAGCCAACTCCTTCGTAACGGTAATATATTAATATAGTTACTATGGATTTATAGCCCAGTATGCACACCCCCGGTTTCTGTGAGATTTGTAGCCTTGGATTTTGTTTTCGGCGAGATCGAGTACGAGGATATCCCCCATATAAGGAACTTCAACGTAATGTGTGCCTTGCACAAGCCCTGTGGAGCCTGTCCCTCCACCGTTATCTACTGTTGTGCCGTTAATTGTCACATCATAAACATAATTGTTGGTAACATTGACATAAAACATAGCCTTATCTCCTTTGATTAATTGCTTGGTTCTATTGCAAAAATGTGCAATTCTGATGCTAAAATATTGAGGTTAATCAAATACCATGCAACGTAATTCTTAATAAAGAAAAAAGAGGTTGTTAATTTTTTAAAGAACCATTTTTGTAATTCTATTTCAATAATCTGTTTCTACTCCATATGCTCCTTTTCCTCCTCATCCTTCTCTTTTTCATTCAGCCAACTTTTACGAATCTCTTCTTGAAGCTTTGTGGGGTCATCGACTTTTTCTATCTTAAATTTATCATTTTTTGCTTTGGTTAGTTTGATTTGGATTTCTTGCAGCTTCTCTCTCCGAAAAATCGTCAGGTTAACAACATCCCCGGCTTGGTAATTTTTTAGAAGAAAATCCAGGTTCTTTTGATGAACACGGTTGCCGTCCAGGGCAACGAGTATGTCGTCAATGTCTAAGCCGCTAGCATATGCAGGTGAGTCTGGACTAATATTCGAGATTTTTGTCTGTTTGTCGTCCCCGCGGGTTCTGATACCCAGGTAAACATCCGGTGTTTTTTTATCTTTTTCCTCAACCAGTTCTAACCCTGCATGGTTTAGAAATTGGTTCCAATCGATAACCTCTGTTCCATAAATATTCTTTTGAAAAAAAACATCAAAATTCTTTCCTGAAACTTTTTTAATTGCTTTGAGCAGATCCTCTTCGGTGAAGCCCTGGTCTTTTTTTGCATAATTTACGTTCAAGTATCTGAAAACATCATCTAAAGATTTTTTATTTTTCGTGAGATGTCTAATTTCCAAATCCAAAAGCAGACCAAGGATATTCCCTTTTGCATAAAAAGAATAAAACGTATTTGGCGGCGCCCCAAAACTCTTTGCCCAGCTCTCCCAACTCACATCAGAAACTGGAGTTACCTGGTAGCCAAAATTATTCTTATAACCCTTAATTGTTCTGGCCCAATTGGACAAATATTTGGATTCACTTACCAGCCCGGAACGAACAAGCGATAAACCTCCATAATAGCTGGTAATTCCTTCACTTACCCATAACAATGTTGTATGGTTTGGTTTCGAGTAGTCCGGATGGTAAATACCTTTTGGCCGAATTCGCTCAACATTCCATGCATGAAAAAATTCATGAGAAGTTACACCGAGAAACCCCCTGTAAAAATTCTCGTTCTCAAAATCAGGAAGACCACGAACGATGGAGGTAGAGTTTTTATGCTCTACGCCATGGCCCATTCGATAAGGCACCAAATGGTACATGAACAGGTAACGTTTAAAAGGTACATCCTGCATCATATCTACCTGGTCTACCACTATCTTACGAATATCATCAATAATCTTTTGATCATCATAGTTACCTTCACCCTGAATAGCAATTTCGAATATGGCGTTTTTGTATTCGAATGAGAGCAATTTGAAACTAGGGCTGATTAAAAATGGTGAGTCAGCAAAATCGTGGTAGTTACCTATTTTGAATAAATCTTCTGACGAGTCATAGTCCATTGGTGTAGCGATTTTCCAATCATCTGGTTTTTTGATTTTCAGCGTTACCGGCAGCATCTCTTTGCCAGGGATATACATAAAGCAAGTAATGGGATTGAAGTACGCCTCCGCGTCATCAAGATAACTAGCACCGGCATCAAGTTGCCTGGCGTAGTATTTATATTTAGCTGTCACTCTGGAAGCGCCCTTGGTTTCTATCCGCCATGTAACCTTATCTATTTTTCGAAAATCCAGTGATTTATTTTTACCGGAAATAGCCTCAAACTGGACGATGTTCTTAGCGAAATTTTGTACGATGTACCTACCGGGTCGCCAGTCTGGTATCCGAAAATCAATAGTATTGTCTTTAATATTTTCAACGGTCATTGTTATGTGATAATAATGGGAATTGGGTTCCTGCCAACTTAGATGGTAGGAGATTTTTATCTCTGCTAATATGCTTGAGCTAATGCCTAGAATCATAAAATTAAGTATCAACAGATTTGACAGTGTCATTTTCAATTTCATAATGTCTCCTATCTTAGCAGTGTTTTAAGTAATATAGAAATTGAAACCAAGGAATTAATAAGATTCCAGGGTTAGTAAGTTAACTTCATTTAAAGTAAGGTTATTTAAGAATTAATCCAAAGGATTAATAACAACAATTGCTTGTGAAATTTTCCATTTTGTATCGTTAA
This region of candidate division KSB1 bacterium genomic DNA includes:
- a CDS encoding transketolase, with protein sequence VADRSKFANTDLKAAAKGLYVIRDFDPDKAKHGYVVVQGSNSTVNLVNILPRLEDEGVNVKIVAVVSEDLFDLQSDDYRQSVFPPEAKYDMMVVSTGTRRVWPVRDVGLLTDEYSLTSDWDNQWLTGGTEADVIAEARLDSESIFAGIKHFALEREQRLERQRDLLAAL
- a CDS encoding M61 family metallopeptidase codes for the protein MKLKMTLSNLLILNFMILGISSSILAEIKISYHLSWQEPNSHYYHITMTVENIKDNTIDFRIPDWRPGRYIVQNFAKNIVQFEAISGKNKSLDFRKIDKVTWRIETKGASRVTAKYKYYARQLDAGASYLDDAEAYFNPITCFMYIPGKEMLPVTLKIKKPDDWKIATPMDYDSSEDLFKIGNYHDFADSPFLISPSFKLLSFEYKNAIFEIAIQGEGNYDDQKIIDDIRKIVVDQVDMMQDVPFKRYLFMYHLVPYRMGHGVEHKNSTSIVRGLPDFENENFYRGFLGVTSHEFFHAWNVERIRPKGIYHPDYSKPNHTTLLWVSEGITSYYGGLSLVRSGLVSESKYLSNWARTIKGYKNNFGYQVTPVSDVSWESWAKSFGAPPNTFYSFYAKGNILGLLLDLEIRHLTKNKKSLDDVFRYLNVNYAKKDQGFTEEDLLKAIKKVSGKNFDVFFQKNIYGTEVIDWNQFLNHAGLELVEEKDKKTPDVYLGIRTRGDDKQTKISNISPDSPAYASGLDIDDILVALDGNRVHQKNLDFLLKNYQAGDVVNLTIFRREKLQEIQIKLTKAKNDKFKIEKVDDPTKLQEEIRKSWLNEKEKDEEEKEHME
- the lpdA gene encoding dihydrolipoyl dehydrogenase; translated protein: MVANNAFDLIIIGAGPGGYVAAIRAAQLGMEVGVIERDALGGICLNWGCIPTKSLLRNAEIVNLINRSEEFGIKISGMELDFNKIIQRSRDAANQLSKGVNFLFRKNKVVHIQGFGRINTDKSIQVLDKNGSITQTLQSKRTIIATGARPLTVPGIEIDKKKVISYFEAMVLKGIPKSMIIIGAGAIGIEFAYFYNALGTEVTIVEMMPRILPVEDEEIAKILQREFKKSKMKIYTDTKVSGVDTKGKGVTVSIEMKSGKKELKGDIALMAIGVQGNVENMGLEELGVKVENGDIKVDEFYHTNIDGIYAIGDVIGPPWLAHVGSAEGITCVEAMAGKSPLPVDYTNIPGCTYCLPQVASLGMTEEKAKEAGYDLKIGRFPFRANGKALAYGEPEGLVKLIFDAKYGELLGAHIIGSEATELIATLGIGKSLETTYHEIHKTVHAHPTFSEAIMEAAADAEDAAIHI
- a CDS encoding pyridoxal-phosphate dependent enzyme, with product MSVQFEDVKIAHERIKDYIHRTPVLTSKTLNTIANAELFFKCENFQKAGAFKFRGATNAVFSLSNEEAQAGVVTHSSGNHAGALALAAKQRGCPAYLVMPVNATKVKKEAVLGYGGKIIECGTTMSSREEVVQQVIADTNAALIHPYNDERIIAGQGTATLELVEEIDDLDAVLAPVSGGGLLSGTAIAAKGLKKDILVFGCEPKNADDAYRSMQSGKLQSIDNPQTIADGLRASLGDKTFAIIKEFVDGIYLVTEEEIITAMKYLWERMKIVVEPSGSVGLAALLRSKPELYGKRVGIILSGGNVDLGNLPF